In one Caloranaerobacter sp. TR13 genomic region, the following are encoded:
- a CDS encoding bacteriohemerythrin: MFKWKDEYSTRINIFDEEHKKLFEISNRLYDLINLDDKIDRYDDIMEVMHEMEEYAKYHFKHEEELMQKYNYPPREFFKHISEHKTFFMEVEKVMSKDIDEEQREVSEHLVTFLVDWITNHILKTDMKYTDFFASKDI, from the coding sequence ATGTTTAAATGGAAAGATGAATATTCGACTAGAATAAATATTTTTGATGAAGAACATAAGAAACTTTTTGAAATAAGCAACAGATTATATGATTTGATTAATCTAGATGATAAAATAGATAGATATGATGATATTATGGAAGTTATGCATGAAATGGAAGAATATGCAAAGTATCATTTCAAACATGAAGAAGAACTTATGCAAAAATATAACTATCCACCAAGAGAGTTTTTTAAACATATATCAGAACATAAAACTTTTTTCATGGAAGTTGAAAAGGTTATGTCTAAAGATATTGATGAAGAACAAAGAGAAGTATCTGAGCATTTAGTTACATTCTTGGTTGATTGGATTACAAATCACATATTAAAAACGGATATGAAGTATACTGATTTTTTTGCTAGTAAAGACATTTAG
- the pulA gene encoding type I pullulanase — MRKLSLFLIIVMLMQVFVGCVNQTSKDVNKDIENKTAVEDTKSEENKGSKLIIHYHRYNDDYDNWSFWIWPYGKEGKAYHFTGEDEFGKIVEVQFNEKLKKVGVIPRLGNWEKKDINMDRFIELKGDVTEVWMLEGVEKIYYNKEEASTRPKILSAFLDSKNEIVVELTNFMKLTGKNNEGFTVKSADKELDIKEVKAVKIRRKNSKKYGFETVMNDTKVRFIYSPDIIGYTPKKDEKVYVIGDFNGYSIDKKFEMKFNETFNVYELIADIGKETGIEYGQNFTFAVASQKDITFKYKDKFILDKYLGKSAKIFKILLKNDVDLSEKIIVYHKDFKERNVEMRKVLESEEFIYTGDDLGATYTKDYTIFKVWSPVAESMKVVIYEDYKDNTGKIYPMSKGEKGVWELKLNGDYKNKYYNYRVTINGVEKETPDPYAKGATVNGKMGMIVDFDSINPEGWDEQKIPAPIKPTEAVIYEMHVRDFSVDKNSGIKNKGKYLAFTEKGTKGPNGEVTGLDHLKDMGITHIHLLPVYDFASVDETKEGQYNWGYDPYLYNVPEGSYSTNPYDGTVRIKEFKEMVKALHENGIRVVMDVVFNHTYTTGNSPFDILVPKYYYRTDSSGKYTNGSGCGNETASEKPMMRKFIIDSVKFWATEYKIDGFRFDLMALHDIDTMKEVEKELRKINPNILIYGEPWTGGSSALSPTKQLRKGKQKGMGIAVFNDDFRNAIKGDNDGEGIGFVNGGLGLENEIKKGIVGMIDYSSRIKGFTQEPSETINYVSSHDNLCLFDKFEKSNPNNTPEEREKMNRLALSIVLTSQGIPFIQGGTEILRTKQGNHNSYNAGDEINKIDWSNKSKYKETYEYIKGLIALRRSQKVMTLDKAEEVKKYLKFIEAPKNSVAYLLTSPYKGDFKNILIIHNANKEEIEIKLPLEGEWNIIANEKEVNIEGVSGVNKAVESVKVKPLSTYILYKN; from the coding sequence ATGAGAAAGTTAAGTTTATTTTTAATAATAGTTATGTTAATGCAGGTGTTTGTAGGGTGTGTTAACCAGACTTCAAAAGATGTAAATAAAGACATAGAAAATAAAACTGCAGTTGAAGATACGAAAAGTGAAGAAAATAAAGGTTCAAAATTAATAATTCATTATCATAGATATAATGATGACTATGATAACTGGAGCTTTTGGATATGGCCTTATGGAAAAGAAGGAAAGGCATATCATTTTACTGGTGAGGATGAATTCGGAAAGATTGTAGAAGTACAATTTAATGAAAAGCTTAAAAAAGTTGGAGTAATCCCAAGATTGGGTAACTGGGAAAAGAAAGATATCAATATGGACAGATTTATTGAACTTAAGGGAGATGTAACAGAAGTTTGGATGTTAGAGGGTGTAGAAAAGATTTATTATAACAAAGAAGAGGCTAGTACAAGACCTAAAATATTAAGTGCATTTTTGGATAGTAAAAATGAAATAGTAGTTGAACTTACTAACTTTATGAAATTGACAGGGAAAAATAATGAAGGGTTTACTGTAAAGAGTGCTGACAAAGAGTTAGATATTAAAGAAGTTAAAGCAGTAAAAATTAGAAGAAAAAACTCAAAAAAATATGGTTTTGAGACAGTTATGAATGATACTAAGGTTAGGTTTATTTATTCACCAGACATAATAGGTTATACACCTAAAAAAGATGAAAAAGTATATGTTATAGGAGACTTTAATGGTTACAGTATAGATAAAAAGTTTGAAATGAAATTTAACGAAACTTTTAATGTTTATGAATTGATAGCTGACATTGGAAAAGAAACTGGTATTGAATACGGTCAGAATTTTACTTTCGCTGTGGCATCACAAAAAGATATTACCTTTAAGTATAAAGACAAGTTTATTTTAGATAAATATTTAGGAAAATCAGCAAAGATATTTAAAATACTTTTAAAAAATGATGTAGATCTTTCAGAAAAAATTATTGTATATCATAAAGACTTTAAGGAAAGGAATGTGGAAATGAGAAAAGTACTTGAAAGCGAAGAGTTTATATACACTGGAGATGACTTAGGTGCTACATATACAAAAGACTATACTATTTTTAAAGTTTGGTCACCTGTTGCAGAGAGTATGAAGGTAGTTATCTATGAAGACTATAAAGATAATACAGGCAAAATATATCCAATGTCAAAAGGCGAAAAAGGTGTTTGGGAGCTTAAACTTAACGGGGATTACAAAAATAAATATTACAATTATAGAGTTACTATTAATGGAGTAGAAAAGGAAACTCCAGACCCTTATGCTAAGGGAGCTACTGTAAATGGGAAAATGGGTATGATAGTAGATTTTGATTCTATAAATCCTGAAGGTTGGGATGAACAAAAAATTCCAGCCCCTATAAAACCAACTGAAGCAGTTATATACGAGATGCATGTTAGAGATTTCTCTGTAGATAAGAATTCTGGAATTAAGAATAAAGGAAAATATTTAGCTTTTACTGAAAAAGGAACTAAAGGGCCTAACGGTGAGGTTACAGGGCTTGATCATTTAAAAGATATGGGCATTACTCATATACATTTACTACCGGTGTATGATTTTGCTAGTGTAGATGAAACTAAAGAAGGACAGTATAATTGGGGATATGACCCTTATTTATATAACGTACCAGAAGGTTCTTATTCTACAAATCCTTACGATGGAACTGTAAGAATAAAGGAATTTAAAGAAATGGTTAAAGCATTGCATGAAAATGGTATAAGAGTAGTAATGGATGTTGTATTTAATCATACCTATACAACTGGAAATTCTCCATTTGATATACTTGTTCCTAAATATTATTATAGAACAGATTCTTCTGGCAAATATACAAATGGGTCAGGATGTGGAAATGAAACAGCATCTGAAAAGCCTATGATGAGAAAGTTTATAATAGATTCAGTTAAATTTTGGGCTACTGAATATAAAATAGACGGATTTAGATTTGACTTAATGGCTTTACATGATATTGATACTATGAAAGAAGTAGAAAAAGAGTTAAGAAAAATTAATCCGAATATATTAATTTATGGAGAACCTTGGACTGGTGGTTCATCAGCATTATCCCCAACTAAACAGTTGAGAAAAGGTAAGCAAAAGGGAATGGGTATAGCAGTATTTAATGACGATTTTAGAAATGCTATAAAAGGTGACAATGATGGTGAAGGAATTGGATTTGTAAATGGTGGTTTAGGTTTAGAAAATGAAATTAAAAAAGGAATAGTAGGAATGATTGATTACAGTAGCAGAATAAAAGGATTTACACAAGAGCCTAGTGAAACTATAAACTATGTAAGCTCTCACGATAACTTATGTTTATTTGACAAATTTGAGAAGAGTAATCCAAACAATACTCCAGAAGAAAGAGAAAAGATGAATAGATTAGCATTATCAATAGTTTTAACATCCCAGGGTATACCTTTTATACAAGGTGGTACTGAAATATTAAGAACAAAACAAGGTAATCACAACAGCTATAATGCAGGCGATGAGATTAATAAAATAGATTGGAGTAATAAAAGTAAATATAAAGAAACTTACGAATATATTAAAGGCTTAATAGCATTGAGAAGAAGTCAAAAAGTAATGACACTAGATAAGGCAGAGGAAGTGAAAAAATATTTAAAGTTTATTGAAGCTCCGAAAAATTCAGTTGCATATTTATTAACTTCTCCATATAAAGGTGACTTTAAAAATATTTTAATTATCCACAATGCAAATAAAGAAGAGATAGAAATCAAACTTCCATTAGAAGGAGAATGGAACATCATAGCTAATGAAAAAGAGGTAAATATAGAAGGAGTCAGTGGGGTTAACAAAGCAGTTGAGAGTGTAAAAGTTAAACCATTATCAACTTATATTCTATATAAAAACTAA
- a CDS encoding sugar ABC transporter permease: MISLSVEKNTAGNKNNKTKENNGKRYLTKVILYAILLFLSIIVLAPVIWIIGSSLNPGNSLYGSSLIPKNPTLIHYKELFIKTDFARWYLNTLKIATINMILSVIFTTLTAYVFSRFKFKGKKIGLVSMLILQMFPSFLSMTAIYVLLMQIGLLNTHLGLILVYAGGQIPYNAWLVKGYFDGIPRSLDEAARIDGASNLTIFRKIILPIARPIITFIALTQFTAPWMDYILPRLILRSADKKTLAMALYEMVTGQQNTKFTMFAAGAILVAIPITLLFIYLQKHIVEGLAAGATKS, encoded by the coding sequence ATGATAAGTCTGTCAGTAGAAAAAAATACAGCAGGTAACAAAAATAATAAAACTAAAGAGAATAATGGTAAAAGATATTTAACAAAAGTTATATTATATGCTATATTGTTATTTTTATCAATTATAGTACTTGCACCAGTTATTTGGATAATAGGTTCATCATTAAACCCAGGAAATAGTTTATATGGATCTAGTTTAATACCTAAAAACCCAACTTTGATACATTATAAAGAATTATTTATAAAAACTGATTTTGCAAGATGGTATTTAAACACGCTAAAAATTGCAACAATAAACATGATACTATCAGTTATATTTACTACTTTAACAGCTTATGTATTTTCAAGGTTTAAATTTAAAGGTAAAAAAATAGGGTTAGTAAGTATGCTTATATTGCAAATGTTTCCTAGCTTCTTATCTATGACTGCTATATATGTACTATTAATGCAAATAGGATTATTGAACACTCATTTAGGGTTAATACTCGTATATGCCGGTGGACAAATACCATATAATGCATGGTTAGTTAAAGGATATTTTGATGGTATACCAAGAAGTTTAGATGAAGCAGCTAGAATAGATGGAGCTTCAAATTTAACTATATTCAGAAAGATTATTTTACCAATAGCAAGGCCAATAATTACTTTTATTGCATTAACTCAATTTACTGCTCCTTGGATGGATTATATTCTGCCAAGATTAATACTAAGAAGTGCTGATAAGAAAACTTTAGCTATGGCTTTATATGAAATGGTAACTGGACAGCAAAATACTAAATTTACTATGTTTGCTGCAGGTGCTATTTTAGTTGCTATACCAATAACTTTATTGTTTATTTATCTACAGAAGCATATAGTGGAAGGTTTAGCAGCAGGAGCTACAAAAAGTTAA
- a CDS encoding glycoside hydrolase family 13 protein has translation MNLQAIYHKPKSNFCYAYDENVIHIRLRAAKGDIKKAVLIYGDKYQWDKRQELVMELTGSDDLYDYFTVEVSPKNKRLAYYFKVQGDAGEFYFTEWGLIKDIDEKEVYLHFFQYPYMNKEDIHKVPEWVKDTVFYQIFPERFFNGDTSNDPDNLTKWGELPTSNSFYGGDLKGIIEKLDYLEELGINGIYLTPIFESPTNHKYDTKDYFKIDPHFGDLQTLKELVSKCHERGIRVILDAVFNHCGYFFEPFQDVIEKGKESPYYNWFHIHKWPIETNPPSYDTFAFVYHMPKLNTDNPEVREYLLKVARYWIEEADIDGWRLDVSDEVSHDFWREFRKTVKGAKEDAYIVGELWLDAYPWLRGDQFDAVMNYPVMRALLQYFAYENISDRQFKELINKTRMRNTEQVNEVMLNLIESHDTSRYLTECNKDINKLMMTATFLLTYVGTPCIYYGTEIGMEGGHDPDCRRTMDWNKENWDLELFNYYKKLIRLRKQYKALRRGKFKWIDNIEGIIGFIREYENEKMFILINNHNFDREVILNNKGKYIDGLTGDVFKSDKALYVNVPKYSARILVSSED, from the coding sequence ATGAATCTACAAGCAATTTATCACAAACCAAAGAGTAATTTTTGTTATGCATATGATGAAAACGTTATTCATATAAGGTTAAGAGCTGCAAAAGGAGATATAAAGAAGGCTGTCTTGATATATGGAGATAAGTATCAGTGGGATAAAAGACAAGAGTTAGTCATGGAACTAACAGGCTCTGATGATCTTTATGATTATTTTACAGTAGAGGTTAGCCCTAAAAACAAGAGACTTGCATATTATTTTAAGGTCCAGGGAGATGCAGGTGAATTTTATTTTACTGAATGGGGACTTATAAAAGATATTGATGAAAAAGAAGTGTATCTACATTTTTTCCAATATCCATATATGAATAAAGAAGATATTCATAAAGTACCAGAATGGGTTAAAGATACAGTATTTTATCAAATATTTCCTGAAAGATTTTTCAATGGTGATACATCAAATGACCCAGATAATTTAACAAAGTGGGGAGAGCTACCTACTTCAAATAGTTTTTATGGTGGAGATTTAAAGGGGATTATTGAAAAGCTTGATTATTTAGAGGAATTAGGTATTAATGGTATCTACCTTACTCCAATATTTGAATCACCGACTAATCATAAATACGATACTAAGGACTATTTTAAAATAGACCCTCATTTTGGGGATTTGCAGACCTTGAAGGAACTAGTTTCTAAATGTCATGAAAGAGGCATTAGAGTTATTTTAGATGCAGTGTTTAACCACTGTGGTTATTTCTTTGAACCATTTCAAGATGTTATTGAGAAAGGTAAAGAATCACCTTACTATAACTGGTTTCATATACACAAATGGCCAATAGAAACTAATCCTCCAAGTTATGATACATTTGCATTTGTATATCATATGCCTAAGCTAAATACAGATAATCCAGAAGTAAGAGAGTATTTATTGAAAGTTGCTAGGTATTGGATTGAGGAAGCAGATATTGATGGTTGGAGATTAGACGTTTCTGATGAAGTGAGTCATGATTTTTGGAGAGAGTTTAGAAAAACGGTTAAAGGTGCTAAAGAAGATGCTTATATAGTAGGAGAACTTTGGCTTGATGCTTATCCGTGGCTTAGAGGTGACCAGTTTGATGCAGTAATGAATTATCCGGTTATGAGAGCTTTATTACAGTATTTTGCTTATGAAAATATTTCAGATAGACAGTTTAAAGAATTAATTAACAAAACTAGAATGCGAAATACTGAGCAAGTTAATGAAGTTATGCTTAATTTAATAGAGAGTCATGACACTTCAAGATATTTAACGGAGTGTAATAAAGATATAAATAAATTGATGATGACAGCTACATTTTTATTAACTTATGTTGGAACGCCTTGTATATATTATGGAACTGAAATTGGTATGGAAGGCGGCCATGATCCAGATTGTAGAAGAACAATGGATTGGAATAAGGAAAATTGGGATTTAGAATTATTTAATTATTATAAAAAGCTAATCAGATTGAGAAAACAGTATAAAGCATTAAGAAGAGGTAAATTTAAATGGATTGATAATATAGAAGGGATAATAGGGTTTATTAGAGAGTATGAAAATGAAAAAATGTTTATTTTAATTAATAATCATAATTTTGATAGAGAAGTAATATTAAATAATAAAGGCAAGTACATTGACGGTTTGACAGGTGATGTTTTTAAGTCAGACAAAGCTTTATATGTTAATGTACCTAAGTATTCAGCTAGAATTCTTGTTTCTTCTGAAGATTAA
- a CDS encoding LacI family DNA-binding transcriptional regulator, whose amino-acid sequence MPVTIKDVAKLAKVSPSTVSRVIADHPKISDETKKKVFEAMKKLNYHPNAIARSLANKSTRTLGLILPNAEEDLFINPFFVQVMRGISVYAQKKGYYIMYTYSNNENEEIDFIKNYIYSKWVDGIILLTVRENDKCIEYLKENGKYPFVVVGRPEKSDGILWVDNDNFKAMYDVVNYLINKGHRDIAFVGGPHNLNVTKDRLDGYLRALKVHGISVDEKLIYEEVDFTETRGYETMMEILEYKEPSAVVTTDDLLAFGVLKAIKEKSTSKIAVVGFNNTPLAEYQQPKLTSVDIKAEKLGYYAAKLLIKKLENEDVETNHYIIDTELIERESTI is encoded by the coding sequence ATGCCAGTTACAATAAAAGATGTTGCTAAATTGGCAAAAGTATCTCCATCGACGGTTTCTAGGGTAATAGCTGATCATCCTAAGATAAGTGATGAAACGAAGAAAAAAGTATTTGAAGCAATGAAAAAATTAAATTATCATCCTAATGCTATTGCAAGAAGCTTAGCAAATAAATCAACAAGGACTTTAGGATTAATATTACCAAATGCTGAAGAAGATTTATTTATAAACCCATTCTTTGTTCAAGTAATGAGAGGTATAAGTGTCTATGCTCAAAAGAAAGGCTACTATATAATGTATACTTACAGTAATAATGAAAATGAAGAGATAGACTTCATTAAAAACTATATTTATAGCAAATGGGTTGATGGCATAATTCTTTTAACTGTAAGAGAAAACGACAAATGTATTGAGTATTTGAAGGAAAATGGAAAATATCCATTTGTTGTAGTTGGTAGACCAGAAAAATCAGATGGAATATTATGGGTAGATAATGACAACTTTAAAGCGATGTATGATGTTGTTAATTATTTAATTAATAAAGGGCATAGAGATATAGCTTTTGTAGGTGGACCTCATAATCTTAACGTTACTAAAGACAGATTAGATGGATATTTAAGGGCGTTAAAAGTACATGGAATCTCTGTTGATGAAAAACTTATTTATGAGGAAGTTGATTTTACAGAAACAAGAGGTTATGAAACTATGATGGAGATTTTAGAATATAAAGAGCCTTCTGCTGTTGTTACAACAGACGACTTGTTGGCTTTTGGTGTTTTAAAGGCTATAAAAGAAAAATCAACAAGCAAAATAGCAGTTGTTGGTTTTAATAATACGCCTTTAGCTGAATATCAGCAACCAAAGCTTACTTCAGTAGACATTAAAGCAGAAAAGTTGGGTTATTATGCAGCAAAGCTTTTGATTAAAAAACTTGAAAATGAAGATGTTGAAACGAACCATTATATAATTGATACAGAATTGATAGAGAGAGAATCTACTATTTAA
- a CDS encoding maltose ABC transporter substrate-binding protein produces the protein MKKFLSFLLIAVLVFSLVGCGAKQEPVQNNNQNETSQENTSQENTSQELTPEPGAKLVVWESEGSESEWIQYVAKKFTEKYGVEVTYEAVSNVDAKNKLATDGPAGVGADVFVAPHDHTGELVASGLVQPNDITADRVKNDFMKAAADGVSFEGQVYGYPLAIETYALFYNKDIISKAPETYEEIIEFAKTYNNPNENKYALMWDVANAYFSHSFIAGSGGYVFGNGGTNKDDIGLNNKGAVEGAKFMVSLKEILPLNSADTNYQIMDGLFSEGKAAMIINGPWAVKGYQDAGVNFGIAPLPKLPGGKHPASFSGIRSMFVSSYTKYPNAAKLFAKFATSDEMLLKRFEITKQIPPVKALMKEDIIKNDEVVAPFLAQAQYAVPMPSIPQMGVVWEPYGAAFASMWNDGVDPQEALDNAVQTIKEAIASQE, from the coding sequence ATGAAAAAATTTCTAAGCTTCTTACTTATTGCTGTACTAGTGTTCTCACTAGTAGGATGTGGCGCTAAACAAGAGCCAGTACAAAACAATAACCAAAATGAGACAAGCCAAGAAAATACTTCACAAGAGAATACTTCACAAGAACTAACTCCTGAACCAGGTGCAAAATTAGTTGTTTGGGAGAGTGAAGGTTCAGAATCAGAATGGATACAATATGTAGCTAAAAAGTTTACTGAAAAGTATGGTGTAGAAGTTACTTATGAAGCAGTTTCTAATGTTGATGCAAAAAATAAATTAGCTACTGATGGACCTGCAGGTGTGGGTGCTGACGTATTTGTTGCTCCTCACGACCATACTGGAGAATTAGTAGCTTCAGGTTTAGTACAGCCTAATGATATAACTGCTGATAGAGTGAAAAACGATTTCATGAAGGCAGCCGCAGATGGTGTTTCTTTTGAAGGACAAGTATACGGTTATCCATTAGCTATAGAAACTTATGCTTTATTCTATAATAAAGATATAATTTCAAAAGCACCTGAAACTTATGAAGAGATTATAGAGTTTGCAAAAACATACAATAATCCAAATGAAAATAAGTATGCTTTAATGTGGGATGTTGCAAACGCTTACTTCTCACACAGCTTTATAGCTGGTAGTGGTGGATATGTATTTGGTAACGGTGGAACAAACAAAGATGATATAGGTTTAAATAACAAGGGTGCTGTTGAAGGTGCTAAGTTCATGGTATCATTAAAAGAAATATTACCATTAAATTCAGCTGATACTAACTATCAAATCATGGATGGTTTGTTCTCAGAAGGTAAAGCAGCTATGATAATAAATGGACCTTGGGCAGTTAAAGGTTATCAAGATGCAGGAGTTAATTTCGGTATAGCTCCACTACCAAAGTTACCAGGAGGAAAACATCCAGCAAGTTTCTCAGGAATTAGATCTATGTTTGTAAGTTCATATACTAAGTATCCAAATGCTGCTAAATTATTTGCTAAGTTTGCAACTTCAGACGAAATGCTTTTAAAGAGATTTGAAATAACTAAGCAGATACCACCTGTTAAAGCTCTTATGAAGGAAGATATTATTAAGAATGATGAAGTTGTAGCACCATTCTTAGCTCAGGCTCAATATGCAGTTCCAATGCCTTCAATCCCACAAATGGGAGTTGTATGGGAACCATATGGAGCAGCATTTGCATCAATGTGGAATGATGGAGTAGATCCGCAAGAAGCACTAGATAATGCAGTTCAAACTATTAAAGAAGCAATAGCATCACAAGAGTAG
- a CDS encoding carbohydrate ABC transporter permease, with protein sequence MKRSTKAAVLSTVFMGLGQFYNREIIKGIVFSIFELIILIFTIPYFKRSLWGLITLGEKPLHFVNGIAQGDHSIILLIQGIISLLLIGLLMVIYFVNIKDAKNTAELLERGEERRTFKEFLKYVWDKYFPMFMLTPTILAVTFVTLLPIIFTFCIAFTNYSSPYHLPPRNLVDWVGLKNFRNLVKLKIWSSTFLGVAKWTVIWAVLATITTYFGGLLLALLTNAKGIKFKKVWRSIFILPYAIPGFLSLLVMRLMFSGPGPINNILVKMGVARIPWLTDPTLAKVVILLVNLWLGSPYFMVLMSGILTNISKDLYEAADIDGATSRQKFYRITLPMVLYQTAPYLILSFAYNFNNFNNIYLLTDGGPVNSAYKYAGHTDILVSWIYKLTLNQNQFHMAAVISIIIFFIVASISSYSFIRTKSFKEEDMIG encoded by the coding sequence ATGAAAAGATCTACTAAGGCCGCAGTACTATCCACAGTTTTCATGGGACTAGGACAATTTTATAATAGAGAGATTATAAAAGGTATAGTTTTCTCTATATTTGAACTTATAATACTTATTTTCACTATCCCATATTTTAAACGCTCTCTTTGGGGACTAATTACTTTAGGAGAAAAACCCTTACACTTTGTAAATGGTATTGCACAAGGTGATCATTCAATTATTCTGTTAATACAGGGTATTATTTCCTTGCTATTAATAGGACTACTTATGGTAATTTACTTTGTAAACATAAAAGATGCAAAAAATACAGCTGAGCTTCTTGAAAGAGGAGAAGAAAGAAGAACATTCAAAGAGTTTTTAAAATATGTTTGGGATAAATATTTTCCAATGTTCATGCTTACACCAACCATTTTAGCAGTTACTTTTGTTACATTACTACCTATAATTTTTACTTTCTGTATTGCATTTACTAATTATTCAAGCCCATATCATTTACCACCAAGGAACTTAGTTGATTGGGTAGGATTAAAGAACTTCCGAAACTTAGTGAAACTAAAGATTTGGAGTTCAACATTTTTAGGTGTTGCTAAATGGACAGTTATTTGGGCAGTTTTAGCAACTATTACAACATATTTTGGAGGATTATTATTAGCATTATTGACTAATGCGAAGGGAATCAAGTTTAAAAAGGTTTGGAGAAGTATATTTATATTACCATATGCTATACCTGGCTTTTTATCTTTGTTAGTAATGCGTTTAATGTTTAGTGGACCAGGTCCTATAAACAACATATTAGTTAAGATGGGTGTAGCACGTATTCCTTGGCTTACAGATCCAACTTTGGCTAAAGTTGTTATATTACTTGTAAACCTGTGGCTAGGTTCACCATATTTTATGGTGTTAATGTCTGGTATTTTAACTAATATTTCTAAAGACTTGTATGAAGCTGCAGATATAGATGGAGCTACAAGTAGACAGAAATTCTATAGAATAACTCTACCAATGGTACTTTATCAAACTGCACCTTATTTAATATTATCTTTTGCTTACAACTTTAACAATTTCAATAATATATACTTATTAACAGATGGAGGACCTGTAAATTCTGCATACAAATATGCAGGACATACTGACATCTTAGTTTCTTGGATTTATAAGTTGACTTTAAACCAAAATCAATTCCATATGGCTGCAGTAATATCAATAATAATATTCTTTATAGTAGCTAGTATTTCATCATACAGTTTTATTAGAACGAAATCCTTTAAAGAGGAGGATATGATAGGATGA
- a CDS encoding RCKP-type rubredoxin-like domain-containing protein: MAVWKCTVCGETKEGRCRPKTCPKCGAPKDKFEKEK, translated from the coding sequence ATGGCTGTTTGGAAATGTACAGTTTGTGGAGAAACTAAAGAAGGTAGATGTAGACCTAAAACTTGTCCAAAATGTGGTGCACCTAAAGATAAGTTTGAAAAAGAGAAGTAA